The segment GTACTGATTAGCAAACGAGCTTGATTCGAGTGACCGAGTACTGACATATTAAGGGGTGCGATCGAACAAACTTGACTGAAGCCCATCGCATCAGCGAGGCTTTTTTAGGCGCTCGATCAAATTTCATCTCCCTGGGTAATATACGGACTCTCGTAACCCCCAACGCGATCGTAAAGAGGAATTGTGAATGTTTTTTAGGTCTAGCCGAAAGTCCTCCTGGTCTAGCCGTTCTTTATACCAAAAGAAGAAGGCGGTGCCGAAGCGGTGGATCTTACTCTCCATTCCGCTAGTTCTACTGGGGCTGGAATTATTAACGCGGTTGGTCGTCAGTGCTACAGGCAAAACCGCAGAGTTGAACGCCTTTGAAGGCGAACCGCTGAATTTAACAGCCTACCGCTTGAAGTTTTTAGATGCGAAAGGGCAACCTTTTGACGGGTTGCCAGATCATGGGCAATTAGCAGCAAAACGCAGTCCTGTCATGGGCTACCGCTTAGTCGGCAATCAGCAAAATTCGGCTTGGAAAATTAATGATCAAGGGTTCCGCTCCGATCAGCCGATTAGCTTAGATAAACCCAAAGATGAAGTCCGAGTCTTCATTTTGGGCGGGTCAGCAGCGTTTGGGCAACTGAGCACCAACAATCAAAGTACGATCGCGGGTCAACTCGAAACTCGACTCAATCAACAAGTCGCGGCTCAGAAAGCGAGTCCGAATAAATTTCGACCGGATACGCTGCCTTACTTCGCAGATGAGCTAGAAAAAGCGCTAAAACTCCCGCCCCGAATTCGAGAAGCCCGCTACCGCGTGGTAAATGCCGCAGTTCCCGGCTATGCTTCTGGGAACGAACTCGCCCAACTGGCGTTTGAAATTTTGCCTTATCAGCCCGATGCGATCGTTCTGATGAATGGCTATGCTGACCTTTTGGTTCCGAGTGCCCAAGAAGGAGCAGACATGCCTGGAACAGACGCCATGTTAGAAAGTGCGCCTCGGCATTTGATGGCAGGCTTAGGCAATGGAATCCGTAACTTTTTTGATCAGTTCTATCTCGTTAAGGGGTTCCAATATTGGGTCTTACGCCCACAAGCTAGCTTCCATCAAATGATTCCGCCCGCATTTGATACATCTGTTCAAGATCACCTCACGGCAGATTCCAAAGAGCTAGAAAGACGTACCGATCGCTATCGTCAAAATCTCCAACAAGTGG is part of the Leptolyngbya boryana PCC 6306 genome and harbors:
- a CDS encoding SGNH/GDSL hydrolase family protein gives rise to the protein MPKRWILLSIPLVLLGLELLTRLVVSATGKTAELNAFEGEPLNLTAYRLKFLDAKGQPFDGLPDHGQLAAKRSPVMGYRLVGNQQNSAWKINDQGFRSDQPISLDKPKDEVRVFILGGSAAFGQLSTNNQSTIAGQLETRLNQQVAAQKASPNKFRPDTLPYFADELEKALKLPPRIREARYRVVNAAVPGYASGNELAQLAFEILPYQPDAIVLMNGYADLLVPSAQEGADMPGTDAMLESAPRHLMAGLGNGIRNFFDQFYLVKGFQYWVLRPQASFHQMIPPAFDTSVQDHLTADSKELERRTDRYRQNLQQVARLTSAAKIPLFVGLQPEVSIRSAKPAGREKEILEQLGSQYPEQIKSGYTKLQGSIEQVKKGSPQLSTLNLAEIANGTQGEVFQDAIHLTDTANRAIANRLFDTITPKLHVQPKPYAGGDVPPS